The genome window AAAATTGTCCATTCGGCCAATATCCCCTCCAAAGATTTCTTTCATGGTCGCCCAGGTGAGGAAAAGAGGCTTTTTCAGGCCGTGCAGCCGATAGGCAAGAAAGCTGTAAAAGTCGATAGCGCGGGCGTTGCCTGATAGAATCCGTAAATGTTCCAGCGCCAGCGGCAACGGGTGTTTTTGCAATTCCTGCCAGTAATCCAGGCTTAAAACGATGTGCCTTTTCCAAAGCAATAGTTGATCCGGCTTGCTGCGGGGAAATAGATCGAAACCTTTCACGATGGGCATTTGCCCATAAGCCATGCTTCCATCTTCTTCCTTGTAGGATACGCTAATCAGCGAAGAAGATAGACGCGCAATCTGGTTGCGGGCCTGGCTGATCTGATTGCCTCCATCGGTTAGGCCGATTTTTTGAAGAAACTGCGGTAGGGTATCCGCCTCGATGTCAATTTTATTGCTGCCCTGTTGCAAGGCCAAAGCGTTGATTGCTCCCAACAATAGCCGTGATTTGGGGCCAAAGGGTAAGCCTAGAAAATCATTTTTTCCGGTGTTGTGATTAGGAACGGGAAGCTGGCTGATATTAAGCTGAAAATTTCCGCTTCTATGAATATAGCTTTCGGTAGGATCAAGCTTGGTATCACGCCGGGGAAAATAGACGTGTGCCAGTGCTACCGGCATATAAATATGATCCCGTTCTTCCCTGGGTGTATCTATGCTGTCCATCATAAGCCGAATACGGCTTTCGGCGTAGCGGGAAGGCTTTTTGTTATCGGCTTTTTCAGACATCAACTAAAAATAATTGGTTGTGGATTATACAGCAGATTCACAACTAATCCTAGTTGTGAATTTATAGGTTAGTTTGTGCGTTTTTGCTCTCTTGCGATCTTGTCTTTTACAGCGGCAACCACAAAATTATGAATGGAGATTCTGTCCCGCTTAGGCAAACGATCCTGAATATCTCGTATCTGCGCCAGTTCACTTTCATAAATCTTGAAAGTGAAGGATTTCAATTTGTCCGTTTCTGGCTCCGCCTTTTGCGCCTCAGTCGTAGCCCGTACTGATCCACCCTTATTGATGGCTTCCAGCATAGCGGCATTGTTGAGTGCGGCGGGGGGCATTGCAATTTTAGATTTCTTTTTGGTTGTAGCCATTGTTTTGTTTCTGGTTGTTGAAAGAGTTTCAATATTACAACTAAATACGGTTGTAATCTAGGTTGTTATTTTCTTTTTATTATTGTTGGATTCCAGCGCATTGGTAATTCCATTATAAAGTTCTGTCATTTCGGCTACGGCTTTTTCATCGGTGGGTTTGATCTCGATTACACCCAAACCAGAAGCGGCGGCATTCGCAAAAGAGATACGGTTGCCAATGGGAGTATCTATAAATTCCACATAGGATGATTCCCGCAGTAGATCGGCGGTGTCTTCCTTATAGGTTCCGCGTGGGTCGGCTTTGTTGATGAAGGTCAGGCAAATCAAGCCAGGATTGAACGGCGACATTTCCGCTATGAGATTTTCCACTTTGCGCAACGTCCAAATATCCAGGGAGCGCGGCGCGAAAGGAATAAGATAGGCATGCGATACAGAAAGGGCGGATCGTTGGCTTACGGTGTCGCGGCCTCCCGTATCAATCACCACATCATCATATTTCTTGGCCAGCCTGGCCACATTAGCATTCAACTCGCTGCCGGTGATTTTAACGGCAGTATAGCCTAATTCTCCATTCAGGCTTTGATGTCGAAAGGAAGTAAAGTCCGTGGCGGATTCCTGATCGTCAGCATCTACGAGAATTACGTCCCGTCCCAGCTTGGACAAATAGACTGTTAAATTGGTGGCAATAGTTGTTTTGCCGCTTCCGCCCTTAATACCGCCTATGGTGTAAATCATGTTGTAATTCCAAAATAGTATTGGGTTGTAAATTTAGTTGTAAAAGCAGTTCTATCTATTGTTCTACGCAAAGGGTAGTCAAATATTTATTACTATCCCTTCGCATAGCTGCATATATCTGTAATACAGATAATTAGTCGCTCATGCTGACTTTTGGTAGTTGGTGCCAGTCCGTTGTAAATGCTGCGCTACGTCTTTCGGCTCTGGGCTGCCAGGTTCTTTTACCTTTTGTGCCCTGTACGGCAAAGCTGATCGTATCGCGGCCATACTTCCCATTAATACGATCCATAGCTTTTGAGATCTGATCCCACCTATCACGGCTTCCATTGTCAAACATACTCTGCTGCACCTGGTCATCAGGGATGATACCTGTTACGATAACGCCGGCTTTCTTGTATTCGTAGCCGGCACGGTAAATCTGGCTCAGTCCATGCAGTGCATATTTGATGAGTTCCGCGCTGTTGCCTGTGGGGCTGGGAATATTCAAGGTTTGGCTTTTGCTATATTGGGGCTGCTCTGGCTTAAATCGGTTTGTTTGAAGAAAGACCGTAATCACTCCGGCGCACCCCTTCTGCTCCCGTAACTTTTCCCCGCATTTACTGGCAAATGTGCTGACCGCCTCGCTGATATTTTCCATATTGGTTTGTGAGGCACCGAAAGAGCGGGAACTACAAATATTTTTGGAAAGGGTGCGGGGGGAAAGCATCGGTAAG of Salmonirosea aquatica contains these proteins:
- a CDS encoding replication protein RepA: MSEKADNKKPSRYAESRIRLMMDSIDTPREERDHIYMPVALAHVYFPRRDTKLDPTESYIHRSGNFQLNISQLPVPNHNTGKNDFLGLPFGPKSRLLLGAINALALQQGSNKIDIEADTLPQFLQKIGLTDGGNQISQARNQIARLSSSLISVSYKEEDGSMAYGQMPIVKGFDLFPRSKPDQLLLWKRHIVLSLDYWQELQKHPLPLALEHLRILSGNARAIDFYSFLAYRLHGLKKPLFLTWATMKEIFGGDIGRMDNFKAKMRHTAELVKLAYRDARFSYDDQGWTFERSPAPIQKKSNLFLP
- a CDS encoding AAA family ATPase yields the protein MIYTIGGIKGGSGKTTIATNLTVYLSKLGRDVILVDADDQESATDFTSFRHQSLNGELGYTAVKITGSELNANVARLAKKYDDVVIDTGGRDTVSQRSALSVSHAYLIPFAPRSLDIWTLRKVENLIAEMSPFNPGLICLTFINKADPRGTYKEDTADLLRESSYVEFIDTPIGNRISFANAAASGLGVIEIKPTDEKAVAEMTELYNGITNALESNNNKKKITT